A DNA window from Novosphingobium sp. RL4 contains the following coding sequences:
- a CDS encoding FecR family protein produces MIRPDDEGIHGQAIAWHVRLADASEEDWGEFAAWLEADARHNDAYEAVCDEDLALSPAVALARQENFRTEAEAGHRDAAVSPIGARRPGRWMWPAMAATVALVAAGSWMAVGGWDRSYTVTTAPGEARTIALSDGSRIMLNGGTELVLRQSDPRVAELKAGEAQFSVRHNAEKPFTLTVGSQRVVDVGTVFNVRSGSGGVQVEVSEGAVRFEDGITRLRLNAGDTLKASGDRLMEGSKAAADIGAWTRGKLVYRDAPLVEVAGDITRARGIAIELGPDLSKTSFTGVIQLDGDNAALQRRVEVLIGAKVTETADGWSITR; encoded by the coding sequence ATGATTCGTCCCGATGACGAGGGCATTCATGGGCAGGCAATCGCCTGGCATGTGCGGCTCGCCGATGCGAGCGAGGAGGACTGGGGCGAGTTCGCCGCCTGGCTCGAGGCGGATGCGCGCCACAACGATGCCTACGAGGCCGTTTGCGACGAGGATCTGGCGCTCTCTCCCGCCGTGGCTTTGGCGAGGCAGGAGAATTTTCGGACAGAGGCGGAAGCCGGGCATCGGGATGCTGCCGTCTCGCCGATCGGCGCGCGGCGGCCCGGACGCTGGATGTGGCCGGCCATGGCGGCGACCGTGGCGCTTGTCGCCGCCGGGTCATGGATGGCCGTGGGAGGATGGGACCGGTCCTACACCGTGACGACGGCGCCGGGCGAAGCACGGACGATCGCGCTATCCGACGGCAGCAGGATCATGCTGAACGGCGGCACCGAACTGGTGCTGCGCCAGTCCGACCCGCGCGTTGCCGAACTCAAGGCCGGGGAGGCGCAGTTCTCCGTCCGTCACAATGCGGAAAAGCCCTTCACCCTGACCGTCGGTTCGCAGCGCGTGGTCGATGTGGGGACCGTGTTCAACGTTCGCTCCGGCAGCGGCGGGGTGCAGGTGGAAGTGTCCGAAGGGGCGGTCCGGTTCGAGGACGGCATTACGCGCCTTCGCCTCAATGCCGGCGATACCCTGAAGGCGAGCGGCGACAGGCTGATGGAAGGAAGCAAGGCCGCCGCCGACATCGGCGCATGGACGCGCGGCAAGCTGGTCTACCGCGATGCGCCGCTCGTGGAAGTCGCGGGCGACATTACCCGGGCGCGGGGGATTGCCATCGAACTGGGCCCCGATCTATCGAAGACAAGTTTCACGGGCGTGATACAGCTGGACGGGGACAATGCGGCGCTGCAACGGCGTGTCGAGGTCCTGATTGGTGCGAAGGTGACCGAAACTGCCGATGGTTGGTCGATCACACGTTAA
- a CDS encoding lipopolysaccharide biosynthesis protein, with amino-acid sequence MKPLDAFFWRRAAGEGPIRRQDSPVRPEALPGGIVGRIFASLGMVLGGKAGAGLVSLAYLLLATRFLGPTEYGVLVLVHAYITTVCGIVEFPSWQAIVRYGAEAQRQEDPHRLVRLLRFGAKVELVGGVLAILSAALLVPLVGGHLGWPPKAMAFAPFYALAVLGSVRSTPAGYLQLCGRFDLLGLHNLVQPLFRLGGALIVIACGWGIRSFLFAWLVAALAEFALMWGMGIWLAARNLGAALPHPAGSAAPGGAAQENPGIWRFLIASNADVTLSELAGRVAPLVVGWVLGPAMAGLYSVAQRATVIIAQPAQILGNTAYAELAHVVADGRGGEALRRILRKIVTVGLVAATPVVLVVAVFPQQILQLLAGRAFTEAAGVMIVLVLARAIALIGPPCSSAISALGHPSRSMAANLFASLVFLSAMPWLLQRYGLMGAGIQALGQAILASGLLVLLVWRSSMGR; translated from the coding sequence ATGAAGCCGCTCGACGCATTCTTCTGGCGCCGCGCGGCCGGTGAAGGGCCGATCCGCAGGCAGGACAGCCCGGTTCGGCCGGAGGCGTTGCCCGGCGGCATAGTGGGCCGCATCTTCGCCTCACTCGGCATGGTCCTGGGCGGGAAGGCCGGCGCGGGGCTGGTCAGCCTGGCCTATCTGCTGCTGGCGACGCGTTTCCTGGGGCCGACCGAATATGGCGTGCTCGTGCTGGTCCATGCCTATATCACCACGGTTTGCGGCATCGTCGAGTTTCCGTCGTGGCAGGCCATCGTGCGGTATGGAGCCGAGGCCCAGCGGCAGGAAGATCCGCATCGCCTCGTCCGCCTGCTGCGCTTCGGGGCGAAGGTTGAGCTGGTCGGCGGCGTGCTGGCGATACTTTCCGCGGCTCTGCTGGTGCCGCTGGTGGGCGGGCATCTCGGCTGGCCGCCGAAAGCCATGGCCTTCGCACCGTTCTATGCCCTGGCCGTGCTGGGATCGGTGCGCTCTACTCCGGCGGGATATCTCCAGCTCTGCGGGCGTTTCGACCTGCTGGGACTGCACAATCTGGTGCAGCCGCTCTTCCGACTTGGCGGCGCGCTGATCGTCATTGCCTGCGGCTGGGGTATCCGCTCCTTCCTGTTCGCATGGCTGGTCGCCGCGCTGGCCGAGTTCGCGCTCATGTGGGGCATGGGGATATGGCTCGCCGCCCGCAATCTCGGCGCGGCCTTGCCGCATCCTGCGGGTAGCGCCGCGCCCGGCGGCGCGGCGCAGGAGAACCCGGGAATCTGGCGCTTCCTCATCGCCAGCAATGCCGACGTGACTCTAAGCGAACTGGCGGGAAGAGTGGCGCCGCTGGTGGTGGGCTGGGTGCTGGGACCGGCGATGGCGGGGCTCTATTCGGTCGCGCAGCGCGCGACCGTCATCATCGCGCAGCCGGCCCAGATACTGGGCAATACCGCATATGCAGAACTGGCCCATGTGGTTGCCGATGGCCGGGGCGGCGAAGCGCTGCGCCGGATATTGCGAAAGATCGTGACGGTCGGTCTGGTCGCGGCAACGCCGGTGGTGCTGGTCGTGGCGGTGTTCCCGCAGCAGATCCTCCAGCTCCTTGCGGGCCGGGCCTTCACCGAGGCTGCCGGCGTGATGATCGTGCTGGTACTGGCCCGGGCGATAGCGCTGATCGGACCGCCGTGCAGTTCGGCCATTTCCGCGCTGGGCCATCCGTCGCGGTCGATGGCCGCGAACCTTTTTGCAAGCCTCGTGTTCCTCTCGGCCATGCCCTGGCTGCTCCAGCGCTACGGGCTGATGGGGGCAGGTATCCAGGCACTGGGACAGGCCATTCTTGCCAGCGGGCTGCTCGTGCTGCTCGTCTGGCGCAGCAGCATGGGCCGCTAG
- a CDS encoding glycosyltransferase: MTEPLRIVLPIHSFEPGGVERVALNLARHWQDAGHDVVVVLGRNEGPDRACAPPGLRYWSCRSFIPTAPFETIWMMWCLCLYLARGRADVLFCPGNTYTVVCVVMKLLLGDRCPPVVVKVSNDLVRADKPLLRRLWYRLWLRLNGLFLDRFVALAEPMFDEVVKGMGVAAHRVTTIHDPALDRRRFERLQAMPRERAAGRALRYLAVGRLAAQKNVEMLLMAFASGFRPGDRLTIVGAGPELGALRRVVRTMALRGIVTFTGHLPSPDEHLRTSDCLLLSSNYEGVPAVVIEAIAAGLPVIATDCCASMKSLLGGGTRGVLVPVGDVHAMAQAIARPERLPQPGPGERAYAARFSLELAATSYLAVMREAVAVSDQVRTALLPELLR; this comes from the coding sequence ATGACCGAACCTCTCAGGATCGTCCTTCCCATTCACAGCTTTGAGCCGGGCGGGGTTGAGCGCGTCGCGCTGAACCTGGCCCGGCACTGGCAGGACGCCGGGCACGACGTGGTCGTCGTGCTGGGGCGAAACGAGGGCCCGGACCGCGCCTGCGCGCCGCCCGGCCTGCGGTACTGGAGTTGTCGCAGCTTCATCCCCACCGCGCCTTTCGAAACGATCTGGATGATGTGGTGCCTGTGCCTCTATCTGGCGCGGGGCCGGGCCGATGTGCTGTTCTGCCCCGGCAACACCTACACCGTGGTCTGCGTGGTGATGAAGCTGCTGCTGGGCGATCGCTGCCCGCCGGTTGTGGTGAAAGTGAGCAACGACCTTGTTCGCGCCGACAAGCCGCTGCTCCGCCGGCTGTGGTACCGGCTCTGGCTGCGCCTGAACGGACTGTTCCTCGATCGCTTCGTGGCGCTGGCCGAGCCGATGTTCGACGAAGTCGTCAAGGGCATGGGCGTCGCCGCGCATCGGGTGACGACGATCCACGATCCGGCGCTGGACCGGCGCCGCTTCGAACGGTTGCAGGCGATGCCTCGAGAGCGCGCGGCGGGCCGGGCGCTGCGCTACCTCGCGGTAGGGCGGCTGGCGGCGCAGAAGAATGTCGAGATGTTGCTGATGGCTTTCGCCTCGGGGTTCAGGCCGGGTGACCGGCTCACCATCGTTGGCGCGGGGCCGGAGCTTGGCGCGTTACGGCGGGTCGTGCGGACCATGGCGCTGCGGGGTATCGTGACGTTCACCGGCCACCTTCCGTCTCCAGACGAGCATCTCCGGACCTCGGACTGCCTGCTGCTCTCCTCGAACTACGAAGGGGTGCCCGCCGTCGTGATCGAGGCCATCGCCGCGGGCCTGCCGGTCATCGCCACCGATTGCTGCGCCAGCATGAAGAGCTTGCTGGGGGGCGGCACGCGGGGGGTGCTGGTGCCTGTCGGCGACGTGCACGCCATGGCGCAGGCCATTGCCCGCCCGGAACGGCTGCCTCAGCCGGGCCCCGGCGAACGGGCATATGCTGCACGGTTCTCGCTCGAACTGGCCGCAACTTCGTATCTTGCGGTCATGCGCGAGGCCGTTGCCGTGTCCGATCAGGTGCGCACCGCACTCCTCCCGGAGCTGCTGCGTTAG
- a CDS encoding polysaccharide deacetylase family protein has protein sequence MPSSELRNSAETRRLLVSIHDVAPCFESEVDRLVEILEARLGAARFAMLVVPDHWGRASLSQAPRFQARLRGWAEAGVEMFVHGWYHRDDAVHGGGAGFKARHMTAGEGEFLGLSQAEALRRMRDGKALLEDIVGMPAAGFIAPAWLYGPGAMAAMEECGFALAEDHFRVWQPGNADRPLARGPVITWASRSTMRTASSLFFAALARRAMQRQRVVRIAVHPGDVTKASLVRSIDRTLAAFSAGHVPGRYAELLA, from the coding sequence ATGCCCAGTTCTGAACTCCGCAATAGCGCTGAGACCCGGCGCCTGCTCGTCTCGATCCACGATGTCGCCCCTTGCTTCGAAAGCGAGGTGGACCGGCTTGTCGAGATTCTGGAGGCCCGGCTGGGCGCGGCGCGTTTCGCCATGCTGGTCGTGCCCGATCACTGGGGGCGGGCATCGCTTTCGCAAGCGCCGCGTTTCCAGGCACGGCTAAGGGGCTGGGCCGAGGCCGGGGTCGAGATGTTCGTTCACGGCTGGTACCATCGCGACGATGCCGTCCACGGCGGCGGGGCGGGCTTCAAGGCGCGCCACATGACGGCGGGAGAGGGCGAATTCCTTGGCCTTTCCCAAGCCGAAGCCTTGCGGCGAATGCGCGACGGCAAGGCCCTGCTGGAAGACATCGTGGGCATGCCGGCGGCCGGTTTCATCGCTCCGGCCTGGCTTTACGGGCCGGGCGCGATGGCGGCGATGGAAGAATGCGGTTTCGCGCTGGCGGAAGACCATTTCCGCGTCTGGCAGCCGGGCAACGCGGACCGGCCGCTCGCGCGCGGCCCGGTCATCACCTGGGCAAGCCGCAGCACCATGCGCACGGCCTCTTCGCTGTTCTTTGCCGCGCTCGCCCGGCGGGCCATGCAGCGCCAGCGCGTGGTGCGCATCGCCGTCCATCCCGGAGACGTGACGAAGGCGTCATTGGTGCGCAGTATCGATCGCACCCTTGCCGCATTCTCCGCCGGGCACGTTCCGGGCCGCTACGCCGAACTGCTCGCCTGA
- a CDS encoding RNA polymerase sigma factor, with product MTSLGQEVPADGGLRQVCLAMRGELRRFLLARRVSEADVEDLLQDLFLRLETTVTGPVRAPRAYLYQMVNNMAHTRRRTETRRQSRDAGWIDARDGEEQADAAPDAEATLVARDQLARVEARLAQLPERTAYVFRQFRIEGASQKDIAGHLGISLSAVEKHLQRAYRAVLEIRARLDDAAGGAGRTGGFDDSSR from the coding sequence ATGACGTCGCTCGGGCAGGAGGTGCCTGCCGATGGAGGACTACGGCAGGTATGCCTCGCCATGCGGGGCGAACTGCGGCGCTTCCTGCTGGCCCGCCGGGTAAGCGAGGCGGATGTCGAGGACTTGTTGCAGGATCTGTTCCTTCGCCTTGAAACCACGGTGACGGGGCCGGTCCGCGCACCGCGCGCCTATCTCTACCAGATGGTCAACAACATGGCTCACACTCGGCGGCGCACGGAAACGCGCCGCCAGTCCCGCGATGCGGGCTGGATCGACGCGCGGGACGGCGAGGAACAGGCCGATGCCGCGCCCGACGCCGAAGCCACGCTCGTGGCCCGTGACCAGCTGGCCCGCGTGGAAGCCCGGCTTGCCCAGTTGCCGGAGCGGACCGCCTACGTCTTCCGCCAGTTCAGGATCGAAGGCGCGTCGCAGAAGGACATCGCGGGGCATCTCGGGATAAGCCTGAGCGCGGTGGAAAAGCATTTGCAGCGCGCCTATCGCGCGGTGCTCGAAATTCGCGCCCGGCTGGACGATGCAGCCGGCGGGGCCGGAAGAACAGGAGGGTTCGATGATTCGTCCCGATGA
- a CDS encoding TonB-dependent receptor: MQAAPALAAETHVFAVPAGRLSDALLALAQQAGISIALGDPRLDTLRSRGISGRHDVAEALRRILAGSGYDFVFVDSRTVRLVKRAAAPAIAPRAPRMGAAPAIRPVPVPEVAGPDILVTATKQRLGLADYPASLAVVEPDREELARAGGRGTGYILGKLPELSSTNLGPGRNKIFIRGIADSSFNGTSQSTISQYLGEMRLIYSAPDPDLALHDIARVEVLEGPQGTLYGAGTLGGIIRLVPTPPDPGKTSLEGAFGVRLTQDGAPGGDGALVANLPLARDRLALRAVVYRTVDGGYIDDAARGLRDINRNVMTGFRAALRWQPDAAWTVDVTLAGQDLNSRDGQYTLRGEPDLVRSSAIAQPFDNDYRLAGVTLSRDWGETRLTSATGYARQSIDTVFDATTSASPQIRQYEEDVAVKLLSHETRLSGNWGNGGTWLVGLGLVNNIDRAVRRLGAPGALDTLSNLANTTLDAAAFGEFGIPLRRNVQLTLGGRFSYVRQTSEFMGQGGLDFEPVRRQQRFLPSVALSWKPGAGVLAYGRYQQGYRPGGLQVTGSAADPSADRFVSDRIQTVELGLRFGMEKGARLSGSLTASLARWRNIQADLVAIDGLPYVANIGSGRVGNLAFSLAWRPVDALSLEAAGFLNSSSLSDPAPGFDNISDRDLPNVADQGWRTAAKFVHSLGWADLTLDTAIRHVGRSKLAILSPFALTQGRYYDLSAGGRLSFGRWGLSLDLANILNDRGNTFAFGNPFTVAQGLQQTPMRPRSLRIGVDAQF, from the coding sequence ATGCAGGCCGCTCCGGCGCTGGCAGCGGAGACGCATGTTTTCGCGGTGCCGGCGGGGCGGCTTTCGGACGCCTTGCTGGCCCTTGCGCAGCAGGCGGGAATCTCGATCGCGCTCGGCGATCCCAGGCTGGATACCCTGCGTTCGCGCGGGATTTCGGGCCGTCACGATGTAGCCGAGGCGTTGCGGCGAATTCTCGCCGGAAGCGGGTACGACTTCGTCTTCGTCGATTCCCGTACCGTGCGGCTGGTGAAGCGCGCCGCTGCGCCCGCCATCGCTCCCAGGGCGCCGCGCATGGGGGCGGCTCCTGCTATCCGGCCAGTGCCTGTCCCGGAGGTGGCGGGGCCGGACATTCTCGTCACGGCGACCAAGCAGCGCCTTGGCCTTGCCGACTATCCCGCCAGCCTGGCGGTGGTGGAGCCTGACCGCGAGGAACTGGCACGGGCAGGCGGGCGCGGAACCGGCTATATCCTGGGCAAGCTGCCGGAGCTGTCCTCGACCAATCTGGGGCCGGGCCGGAACAAGATATTCATCCGCGGCATCGCCGACAGCAGCTTCAACGGCACCAGCCAGTCTACGATCAGCCAGTATCTGGGCGAGATGCGGCTGATCTACTCCGCGCCTGACCCCGATCTTGCCTTGCATGACATCGCCCGCGTCGAAGTGCTGGAAGGGCCGCAGGGCACGCTCTACGGGGCGGGAACCCTTGGCGGCATCATCCGCCTTGTCCCGACGCCGCCCGATCCGGGAAAGACCTCGCTCGAAGGGGCGTTCGGCGTCCGCCTCACGCAGGACGGCGCGCCGGGCGGCGACGGGGCGCTCGTGGCGAACCTGCCGCTGGCAAGGGATCGACTGGCCCTGCGCGCCGTGGTCTACCGCACCGTCGACGGCGGCTATATCGACGATGCCGCGCGCGGTCTGAGGGACATCAACCGCAACGTCATGACGGGGTTTCGCGCGGCGCTTCGCTGGCAGCCGGATGCGGCATGGACGGTGGATGTCACTCTGGCCGGACAGGACCTCAATTCCCGCGACGGGCAATATACCCTGCGCGGAGAGCCCGATCTGGTTCGTTCGTCCGCGATCGCGCAGCCGTTCGACAACGACTATCGCCTGGCCGGCGTGACCCTGTCCCGCGATTGGGGTGAAACCCGGCTGACTTCTGCCACCGGCTATGCCCGGCAGAGCATCGACACCGTGTTCGATGCCACCACCTCCGCATCGCCGCAGATCCGGCAGTACGAGGAGGATGTCGCGGTAAAGCTGCTCTCGCACGAGACGCGGCTGAGCGGGAACTGGGGCAATGGCGGGACATGGCTCGTGGGTCTGGGCCTGGTCAACAATATCGACCGTGCGGTGCGCAGGCTCGGCGCGCCCGGTGCGCTGGACACGCTCTCCAATCTCGCCAACACGACACTGGATGCGGCAGCTTTCGGCGAGTTCGGCATTCCTCTGCGGCGCAATGTCCAGCTCACGCTCGGGGGGCGGTTCAGCTACGTTCGCCAGACCAGCGAATTCATGGGGCAGGGTGGCCTCGATTTCGAGCCGGTGCGCCGCCAGCAGCGTTTTCTGCCCTCCGTTGCGTTGTCATGGAAGCCGGGAGCAGGGGTGCTGGCCTATGGCCGATATCAGCAGGGCTATCGCCCCGGGGGTCTTCAGGTAACCGGCTCCGCGGCCGATCCCAGCGCGGATCGCTTCGTGTCCGACCGCATCCAGACGGTTGAGCTGGGCCTGCGCTTCGGCATGGAGAAGGGCGCCCGCCTGTCCGGCAGCCTGACCGCTTCGCTCGCTCGCTGGCGGAATATCCAGGCCGATCTCGTTGCCATAGACGGGCTGCCCTACGTGGCGAACATCGGTTCGGGCCGGGTAGGAAATCTGGCCTTTTCGCTGGCCTGGCGCCCGGTGGACGCCCTGTCGCTGGAGGCGGCGGGTTTCCTCAATTCCAGCAGCCTGTCCGATCCCGCCCCGGGCTTCGACAACATCAGCGACCGAGACTTGCCCAACGTCGCCGACCAGGGATGGCGCACGGCGGCCAAGTTCGTCCATTCGCTTGGCTGGGCGGACCTCACGCTCGATACGGCGATACGCCATGTCGGGCGTTCGAAACTGGCGATCCTTTCCCCCTTCGCGCTGACACAGGGGCGTTACTACGACCTCTCGGCGGGCGGCCGGCTGTCATTCGGCCGCTGGGGGCTGTCGCTCGACCTTGCGAACATTCTCAACGACCGGGGCAACACTTTTGCCTTCGGCAATCCCTTCACGGTGGCTCAGGGTCTGCAGCAGACACCGATGCGCCCGCGTTCCCTGAGGATCGGCGTCGATGCCCAGTTCTGA